A segment of the Eleutherodactylus coqui strain aEleCoq1 chromosome 6, aEleCoq1.hap1, whole genome shotgun sequence genome:
CCAAGGTCTCTCTGTGATCGTCCCAGGTCTCACAAGGTCCCTTGAGTAAGGGATTAAATTTCCTTGATCTGTacattagcgtttttttaaatgctgcaatatcactgcgttttttgcaatgggactttcttatgttaaaatcacatcgcacaaaaatcgcaagtttgtgcttttgcgatttttgtgtgatgcaattttaacattagaaagaacattgaaaaaaaacgcagagatatcgcagcgttaaaaaaaaaaaaaaaaaccgctaatgGGTAGAAGGCCTAAAAGGTGCTTTCATGCATGGAGGAAAATTCTGCCACAGACAAATCCTGTGTATTTCACCCTTTGAAATTCTATGACAAATCTGCTTAGACAGCcgcatgtggatttttttttttttttgaaggaacgtttatttagccaaaagacaaatatacagtaacagcagacatcataaagaATGCACACCTTGCTGATACATCACAGTTCatgagaactaaaaaaaaaaaagacaaaagtgaaaacactgagtgtctcgcatattcgtgtgcaCTTCTCATGAAACATAAtacttggctgttcattttcacatttatcAACTACTCATAATAGAACAAACCCAAACCAGGGAGGGCTCCTAGTCCGGAGCCCCAAGACACcaggagaaaaaggaagaaggaaaaaacaagacaaaacaaccaaaaaaggggcaaaaaaatagatagaacaccccccctcccctctcccccttaaacaacaaccctgcgcgactcttaaaggggttgtcccgcgaaagcaagtgggtctatacacttctgtatggccatattaatgcactttgtaatgtacattgtgcattaattatgagccatacagaagttattcacttacctgttccgttgctagcgtcctcgtctccatggagccgtctaatttcagcgtctaatcgcccgattagacgcgcttgcgcagtccggtcttctccctggtgaatggggccgctcgtgccggagagctgctcctcgtagctccgccccatcacgtgtgccgattccagccaatcaggaggctggaatcggcaatggaacgcacagagcccacggtgcaccatgggagaagacctgcggtccaccgtgggtgaagatcccggcgtccatcttagcaaggtaaggaagaagtcgccgcagcgcggggattcgggtaagtactatccttttttttttgtttaacacatgcattgggtttgtctcgcgccgaacggggggcctattgaaaaaaaaacaaacccgtttcggcgcaggacaacccctttaaagaaaaaaagaattagcctaaacagtagatcGGTTCAAGCGGGTATCCCTTACCATATCCATTCCCAatatctagacaggcatctctaCTGCTGTTGCCGGATAGTTCATCCAGTGCCCCCAAAccttgtcaaacttctcaggacatcccctggccatataagtcagtttatacattggaagcacagagttcaccacccGGATCCATGCATTTCTGGTCGGCCTACCAAGGTGCTTCCAATTTAGCAAAATCACCTtcttagcatagaaaaacagtaccttatataaggtgcgggttgcggctgccactggtaggtctccaacaagcccaaagaggcacaccccagggtgcatgatcctcggggtCCCCAGGTGAGATTCCATAAATACAAGAatgtcccccccccagtagtctcgcatgacaccACAGTCCCAGAACATGTGCATGATGGTCCCATCGGCAATTAAGCATCGGGGGCAGGTCGCTGAGAGGAGCAGACCCATTAAATGTACCCTggagggggtatagtatataCGGTGTAGAAACTTCACCTGGATAagcctatctctagcactaatcaaAGGAGGACCAGAGCTCGCCAATATGTCTTCATTCTCCTCCGCTAACAGATCAGGAATGTCAATGACCCACTTCTGGGTCGCCCTCTCCCTCAACGGGGAAAGACACTGCACCAAGTGGGCATAGAAACTGGATAGTGGTCTTACTAggttgcacatctgtgccaagccTTCCAACTGAGTCAGGACAGCGGTATGGGcaggccctgaaactgagccctgatcacatgttGTAGCTGGTAGTACGTGAAATAGGAGTGCTTAGGAAGGTTGTAGATTATCTGCAGCTGgaggaaagtgcagaagatgccctcactgactatgtccgatagtacattaataccatgagctctccagaatgcagactgtgccgcatgtggattttagtgcggatttgTGGCAGTGGAGCTTTCTTCCATATCTAAAAGAATCTTATTGTTGCTAGAAATGGCTGATGTACCTTGGCTATTCCCTAGGTCAGAAACATAAAAACGCAGTGATAGAAGAGGTCTCTGTTGTTTAAAATTCAAAATGTGCTTAATGTGAATATACCCAACTCTAGGAGCGCTGTCTTCTTAAACTGGGAGAAGAAATAAACCGACTTTCCAGATATGAGGTAGAATGCAAGAGGAAAGATCAAATTATCTCCAGTCTGAGGAATGAAGTATCACAGCTTCAGAGCGACATCCACAGATCCATCAACCCGCTGACTGGAAGAGAAGGGGTGAGTCAAATCAGCCAGAGTTTTTTCTTGACCCATGTGTCAGAAGCaatgtcgtgtctccttaaggagagcacccaaaaaagtgtgtggagatacCTAGGGGAtgatcaggggatggtatagtctctccccaggGAGAGCACCctgaaggggtgtggggacacctgaaaggtaagtaaggagacttataagacaatgctcctctgggaaatttatgcaaataagaaagatgggaaaatacctctgcagcgccatctattcgaTGGCAGCTTTCCTTCATatcacaggctgaactagatggacattgtcttcattcagcctaacatactgatgaagggcaaacaccccgaaacagctgtctgtgtatagtttctggcttggttttatattcccaatcattaaTGACTGGTTATAAGGTCACTGTGATATGAAGGAATCttgtcatccaatagatggcgctatagaggtatttttccatcgtTCTTGACCCATGGCACAGGAGAGAAAACTTTTGTTAGAGTGAAACTCCATTAATATTAATTGCTTCTAGGGAGCCGTTCCGTCACATAAAAGGAGTTGTATAGGATTAGAAAGAACGtggctgttttttttctaaaatgatgTGGCACACTTGTCCttaggttgtatgtggtattccAACTCAGTCCTATTTACTTTAATGAACGTGAGCTGCAATACCGAAAAATAACTCATGGACaaatgtggcgctgtttctggagctGTAGTTGTAGCCACGCAGCTGTTTTTCTGGGTAAGCAGGATAACAACAATTATGGCTACAATTACACTTTCCAAGACTCCTGTTTAGCCATTTTACCTCATTAGTGAGTGCAACTTACATACTGACATATTGCTACATAGCTTGATGGATTTCGGTTCAGAACTCTAGGAAAGCTGAGGTTGTACCTACCTACAGTGGGATGAGAACTATGCAAGAACTACCAGACACATGGTGTGTGCCTCCCGGGGTAGATGTACCACATGGTGAGAAGCTAGGCTTCAGATGATCCTGGCTCTGTTATATTTCATTGATTCCAATTACAATGGATTTACCCCTCCAGACAGATGCATGCAGCCTACTGCATAACACAGAGTATTTTGTTCTTGCTAACAATTTATTTTCTTGTACAAGTCATCTATAGACCAGTCTGAGCATCTAAACTCATACGTGGAGAATGACTTTTTGGTCTTTGAAGAACACCCCGCAGATATAACAGAAGGAAAATCACAATCGGGATCTATCCATAAAAATTCATTGACAAGTTCAGATAGAAGTGCATCTGCTGCACCCTCGGCAGAAAATGTGTCTGAGACGCAGAGaaaaagccaagatatactaatGGAAACAGAGGTAATAAGTCATGATGTACCTTGGGTCCTGCATTCATGTGAATGTTACTGTGACATGAACCACCTACCTAAATATTGTACAGACCAAGTACACCCCTTCATGATACCTGTATTCTTTAATGGTTGGGGCTTTTTCCAGCCAGGTAATGCTCCTGTCAAACTGCAAAACTTGTTCAAGAATGGTTAGAGGAACATGACGAAAAGTTGATGGTGATGAAAAAGTGTGTCCTCAGACTATAGCTGCACAACAGGATTAGTGCTGTGTGAATTTTGGTAAAATTGTATCCACACTGTACAGCTTCAATTCTCCTCTATATGGAGCAGAAAGCCACAAATTGTGTGTGTGATTACAAACAAGGAGACGCCAATTCTGAGCATGGGGCAAATGTTTGAAACGTAGAAAAAAATTAAGACCTCGACTTCTAGTTGGGATATAACATTACAGTGTGTGTCCAGTTTTGATCACATTTTACATATACaagttgttgttagccatttagtcattcacgcTCCTCAacgagcttaaccctttccagctatagggcgtacatttatgtcccgcagggtcggggtatgtatgatggGAGATAGTGAGTGACCTCCCGTCATACAACGCGGGCGAcaactgtttattacagccgacacccagcggcaacagctccACTCAGCTGAAAGGCCGACCagagctcttaaccctttaaatgcagctgtcaattctgacagcagcatttaaatgccccgaacaatGTTTGGGGTCCGGTACGACCCCCTGAGAGGAGATCGCAGGGAACAGTGCGGGTGTCatgacagccgggggccttctgaaattgGGGGCATTCCTTTGGGGtgacttgatagaatgcctgcccgattgcagtatgatgcaatgctatgaCATCAAAGCTTTGCAAATTGTTGTCCCCTAGGGgcctaaaaaaagagtaaaaatgagAACAAtatagttttactaattgttgaaaAATACCAGAGATTGTACAGGTTCTGTAATGTAGGAGAAACTAACTGTTTAACAAACTTGGTTAAGcagataggtagagatgagcgagcatactcgctaagggcaaatactcgagcgagtattgtccttagcgagtacctgcccgctcagaagaaaagatttcgggtgccggcaggagtGAGCGgtgttgcggaagtgagcaggagggagcaagggggggggggggcggaggaaaagagagagattcccccccccccccccgctgctccttgccccccgaatcttttctcacaagcaggcaggtacttgctaaggacaatactcgctcgagtatgcgcgctcatctctactgatagggGTTTATCTGATAAAAGGCTTGCTGAGTGTTTCCAATGACAACCTGGAGATGTTGTGTTAATTTTCAATCAGATTttaattgatgacatcacatcaGAAGATAGAAGTGGGCATCTTGTAGCTGAAAAACAAGATGAAGAAATGTCTCATGTGTCTATAGATGAACCTGAACACAAAATTCAACTCATCAAGAAATTACAGGACGACCTAGAGATCCTAAGGAAGGACTATGAGATGTCAAAAGGTAACAACAGATCTGTGGTAACCACCATAAATATAAAACAAAGTTGGTTTTCCATGTTTTTCTATCTTGCTAAATATGATGATGGTCAtggatagagattagagatgagcgagcgtactcgctaaggcaaaatactcgagcaagtattgcctcTTTTGAGCCCATGcctgcttgtctcaaaagatttgggtgccggcgggggggggggggggggagcagcgggggagagcaacGGGGGgaggtttctctctctcttcccccgctcccccatgctcactcccgcaactcactgctcacctccgccggcaccagaatcttttgagacgagatggcatgtactcgaaaaaggcaatactctctcgagtattttgccttagtgagtacgctcgctcatctctaatagagatcacCACTATAAGGCCTCTACGCTTCTACAAAAAGAGCAGTCATCTTGTTCTAATTCTGGAACCCCCCTTTTTGAATACATGTATTTGTGGAAAAACAATAGTCCATGGGGCTAATGTCTCTTCTTGTGGAGGGCGCTACAAATGGagtcttatataggccatgcaatgttcCTTGGGAAAAGCCCATGCAAATGAGGGATGGAATAATCCTTcacaacgccacctattggaatgtacCACTAAAAAAAACCAAATCCATTCAAttcgccccatgatgtgtgccggttccagcctcccgattggctggaatcggcacgtgacgggggcggagctacgcgatgacgcgtacaagggggcggagccaaatcgccgatgctgccgagcggagccgaagggagaagacggatctgcgcaagcgcgtctaaagaagcaagaagaccccgaaattagacggaaccatggcgacgaggacgctagcaacggagcaggtaagtgaataacttctgtatggctcatatttaatgcacaatgtatattacaaagtgcattaatatggccatacagaagtgcttaaccccacttgctttcgcgagacaacccctttaatggcagcaGCCATACTTATCAATAAACTGATACAAAGATATAGAAGGGCAGATATGAACACCACTTCCCAACAGAATGCAGACAGGAAAATTGCTATATGTGGGTGATAGCGCAGGTACAAAATACCAATGAACAGGCACTTgcacacctaccacatattggggggAGTGGGTGCTtcgtattatacttgtacataaatAAGGCATAGACAGGGTGCCAATCCCACTGAtaaatgtagtgcaccatgcaggcttacagcctgtTATTGATGTCCCTTATGATAAATCCTGCACCGCACAACCCCAATATGCAATTTTgcaacccatgtcaagggtctttttatttttttttgagtcCCTATACTGACATTAAAAAGAAAACTCAGAAAAAGCACAAATCAACTAAAAAAATAGCTGCCAGCGGCCGTACTAACTGATACAGAAATGCATAAAGTCAGGTATATACTACTTCCCAACAGAATTTGCCTGTCAGCATTTTATTAGCCAGTGGTGTTCATACCCACCTATTGATATGGCAGCTACCATTCCAGTagttggcgctgtggaggattattccatcactcatttgcattgaaataataaaaaagttgtaCTGCCCCAAGTAGTGATGTATGGACCTCACTGATGTCATGGCTGTGCACAATGATTGGCTGCCCTCTCGCAAGTCGAAACCACATTAATGGGGCAATGTAAACAAAAACTGGCCATTCTCATAAGAGGAAAGTCATCAGAACCCAACAATTTAAAGTGGTCAACTTTCCATGTTATGTGTAAGGGGTCTTCTTTACATCAGTCTTGGGGGTAAGAGATACTGTGCATTCCTGAGATGGGAGATAAACTGCTGTCAGAGGGGTCTTGCAGCACCCCTCATCGAATAGATGCATGCTCAGCTAATGGCTCCTTCCGTCCTCTCAATGGAAATGCCATGGGGAAGCTGagcaccacagagaaggaagaccaTAGTATAAACAAGAAAATTGCTGGACTCAAGAAACCGTTTTTAAGATCATCTATGCCCCATATTTTGAATCTATTTAACTTCCAATAGTGGCTGATGCATTTTCCCCTTGTCTTGCACATTTTGTCATCCTGTGATGTAAACCACATATCCAAGTGTGAGtgcatcctgttttttttttttaacggaccaattgacttgaatgggtgattctGGCCCGACCTATTGTGGTCTGGCACCAAAATATGACGTGGTGCAACTGAACTTTCTGGGACAACCTCTATACAGAATGGacacaagaaaaaaatatattgtgttgGATTCGTTTTTCATAAATGATACTTGAAGCTCTGATCTACTTTTTTCTTACCAAGACCCCATAGCCATCACATGCTGTTTATAGCATTGGCTTCCAGTTATATGGGGAAGGAACTTGTGGATCTCCTCAGTCACTATAACTGCATATCTCTTGTATTTTCACTATTTTAGGAGTCATTTCCTCCCTGCAGAAAGCCGTTTCGTCCCACGAGTCTAAACTCCGAAAATCTGTCTCTGATAAAGAAGCTTTACAGAGAGAACTGAAGGAGAGAGGAATTCAGATACAAGCCATGTCCAAGAAGGTACACAGGTGGCAGTCACAATGGTCAGAGCCGGCTCCAGGTCTATGTGGGCCCTCGGGCGGTAGAGTCCCAGTGGGCCCCTCTTCCTATCTCTGCATCTGTCATGATAGTTATTATAATGAGCCGGCAGCCAGCACCTTAGCAATGATGGAATTGATTTCCACAGTAGAAAATctgcagttttttcttttttacactacttgTTAAGAGGAattgctttaatcccattcactttgataGTAAACTTTTCCACTATGGAgtttccgctgtggaaaatcagcaacatttctgcaatgtgtgaacacacccttaatcACTGACATGTTTTAGATATGCCACCTCTTGCTTCCTGTTTCATATAGATGCCACATTTAGCGCTTTTTACATATAGATGCCATCTTTTGCCACCTTTATATGCCCCTATTTGCTCCCTTTTACATTCAGGGCAAACGATCGCTGCAAACATTCCTTCAGGCCAGGGAATGGTCATAGCGATAGTGTGATACATACATGATCAAACAGCTGGGAAATAAGTGGGGACAGCCGAGTGCAACTGACAGGGAGCAACAGGGAAGATGaagatgtattttttaatttgttaAATGGTATTAAAATCAGGGGGCCTGACAGCTTTGTTGACCCAGCAGCCCAAGCCCCCTTCTACTCCTGGATCCCTGAGCACTCTAGGACCCTCAGAAGTAGTGAGCCACGGTCTTGATGGTAAACCTGTTCAGGCATTGAGCCCTATACAACTACACatcatatggtcactgtatacaGTCATTGCAGAATTGTTCTAAGGACAAGAACAGTCATTATCTGTCGTAGTATAATCAGCACCATCTTCACCTGTTATGTGGCTAAAAAACACACTTCATTTTATCTTTTGTATATTCTGTATTGTAATATGCATATCTCACAAGTGTCCCTACTTTGAATGGATAGTCCCTGCTTTTGACCCTAATCCCTCTGTCCCTGTTTGCTCCTTAAATATCCCTCTTTTTGACCTGGGAAATAGATTTGCATTTAAGGGTTTGTACCAGGATCACGTTCGctgttatccagtggataggggataacttgctgattagtggaggtctgaccactgagacccctacgGATCCTGAGAATTGGGGTTtcgtgtcccccatcctcctcactgggaGTTTGGGAGTCCAAAAAGTTAGGAGGTATGAATGTTTTCAGCATTTAGTCTAAAACCACATGGATGATGGTTCACAATCAAGACATATGCCATCCTTTGCTCTGGCATGCCACGTTTAGTTGCTATAGCCATGACATAACTCAGCTGAGATGGGAATGCAGCATCATATATCATCCGTTAACGGTCATGTCCAACAGAACCTGAATTAATGATGGTTGCCCCATTGTTCGGAAAACAGTGTAAGCTTCCATCGAAGCTTCGTATAATGCCACCACAAATCTGTCTGGCCACAGACATTAAATTACCACCTATTAAAAGGGGTTTCTCCCCATAGAGGTTTATGGTGTATTGATGTCTGACCAAAGGGACAGTAACAGATCTGCAAAACCGCACTTCTCTCTCCGCTGATTTAACCTGACAAGCTTCGTAACTtcttttaaaggtgttgtctagtttagaaaatcCATTTGGATATACCCTGTTAGGAAATTCTAAAAGGGGGTCCTCTATTCAGGATTCTCATCTTTTGGACAGTGTAGAGAGGTTACAAAATCATCTCCCTCTGGAGGACCTGTCTTTTCCTGCACTACACAGaccacccattgatttgaatggaccCTGTGTAATACTTGACTTACTATGTAGTGGTGCTACAGGTaaactgaacacttactgccaggtttaCCCACTGATTACGGCTGAATTGTCCGGGGGAGTAGGAATCGCCAAAagtagacaacctctttaattctaCACTGTTACGAATATGGTGCAAGCATTGGTCTCTTGTTCTTGCCATAGTTTATAAATGTACCTTCATGTTCCTTTTTAAGTTTTCAAGTTTGCGAGAAGAAAAGAAACATGAAGAATTGATGGCATCCTTGGAGCAGGAGAACTGCAGTCTTCAAGAGGTATCACAAATGATGTGCAGGCAATGTTTCCCAACCGACAGCCCTCATAATGGGATTAGTTAACATCATCCCACTGATTATTCTTGCCTTCCTTTCGTAAAAGGATCCTTTATGCTCATAGATTGGTGCCGCCAGCAAAAGAACTATAGAGTCAAGTAATGTATTTATTCATAGGAGTTGTTCACAATCCCCAATAATTGGGAATGGGGTCAAATCACAGAGAAAGAACATTTCAATTAAAAAATCATGGAAGGCGACCATACTGGATGCTATGCTGATACAAAATTTAAGGGCAGGTATAGCTACCACATTCCTCAGCATGCAGATGGGCAAATTGCtacatggaggagcattgcaaaggTGCAATATACTGATGAACAAGCACACACGCGaccatatataggaaaagctggCTGCTtaatattatacttgcacatagataaggcatacaaagggtgccagtccCACTGAACCATGTAGTGCACCACTCAGGCTTACAACTTATTAATGACGGCACACACAATTCAGACGGTGGGTTAccctgcacctcaaaagtgaAACACACCGGCTAAGCAGCCACTAACCTCCCCCCTACCCTCAATATGTGGTAAGCATGTGAGCAGTTGTTCATCAGTGTATTACACCTGTGCAATACTCCTCCATATAGTAATTTGGccatctgcatgctgagggatgtggtgtctatACCTACCCTTGTATTTTGTATTGGTATACCAGTAAGTAATAGGTATTGGTATACCAATAAGTATAGACTctttctatgattttttttctttagccccTTTAAGTGAGAAACACATTTAATAAATGCAGAGAAGATGAAGTATTACATACAGTTTAAGAAGACGGATGGTCCTCCAAAAagagaaaagcttttttttttaactgtaaagtGTCCTAATAGAGGTAAAACAGGCACCATCTAAGACTAGAAACCTTGATGTCAACCTCTATGAAAGATTGATACCACAATTTCAGCACCTAGTACTGAATATATGTTACATTGCAGATGATGTGTGAACTGAAATCTGAGGTAATGAGGAGGAACGAGGTGATTGCGGCATTAAAGAATGAAGTTCAGAAACTGCAGAAGGAGATAAGCAAATATCAGACAGAGGtgaagaagcaggagaaggagagaagtCAGATAAAGACCAAGGCCGAGGACTTGGCATTA
Coding sequences within it:
- the CCDC27 gene encoding coiled-coil domain-containing protein 27 isoform X2 produces the protein MVTGPKVEMKENPEMSLRSFHELQWTGTRRPQTAIWKIPKSDIRRDNYSKPAEQNGYTNEIQSPTISLSPTSSLESNSSSQVIDLHTSNGTSHGSYKRINSAFSADRRLPHILKSTELSKSNASIYSSSVNLQHSGSATHQTYLTSVEIKTPWYISVLSEKERCLLKLGEEINRLSRYEVECKRKDQIISSLRNEVSQLQSDIHRSINPLTGREGSSIDQSEHLNSYVENDFLVFEEHPADITEGKSQSGSIHKNSLTSSDRSASAAPSAENVSETQRKSQDILMETEILIDDITSEDRSGHLVAEKQDEEMSHVSIDEPEHKIQLIKKLQDDLEILRKDYEMSKGVISSLQKAVSSHESKLRKSVSDKEALQRELKERGIQIQAMSKKFSSLREEKKHEELMASLEQENCSLQEMMCELKSEVMRRNEVIAALKNEVQKLQKEISKYQTEVKKQEKERSQIKTKAEDLALSEQHVKVALEMLQTRFERFRSKIIQAAYTAPGFKGPQVEISDHEMLETMQKIITDRSEFHQQLKQKGVKVPPLYSSESSSVVKQTSSTSRKKAS
- the CCDC27 gene encoding coiled-coil domain-containing protein 27 isoform X1; translated protein: MPDAWRSATISTTIFEKTLGVVDMPKECAEMVTGPKVEMKENPEMSLRSFHELQWTGTRRPQTAIWKIPKSDIRRDNYSKPAEQNGYTNEIQSPTISLSPTSSLESNSSSQVIDLHTSNGTSHGSYKRINSAFSADRRLPHILKSTELSKSNASIYSSSVNLQHSGSATHQTYLTSVEIKTPWYISVLSEKERCLLKLGEEINRLSRYEVECKRKDQIISSLRNEVSQLQSDIHRSINPLTGREGSSIDQSEHLNSYVENDFLVFEEHPADITEGKSQSGSIHKNSLTSSDRSASAAPSAENVSETQRKSQDILMETEILIDDITSEDRSGHLVAEKQDEEMSHVSIDEPEHKIQLIKKLQDDLEILRKDYEMSKGVISSLQKAVSSHESKLRKSVSDKEALQRELKERGIQIQAMSKKFSSLREEKKHEELMASLEQENCSLQEMMCELKSEVMRRNEVIAALKNEVQKLQKEISKYQTEVKKQEKERSQIKTKAEDLALSEQHVKVALEMLQTRFERFRSKIIQAAYTAPGFKGPQVEISDHEMLETMQKIITDRSEFHQQLKQKGVKVPPLYSSESSSVVKQTSSTSRKKAS